Below is a genomic region from Miscanthus floridulus cultivar M001 chromosome 1, ASM1932011v1, whole genome shotgun sequence.
agatggatagttataattaacttgatgatagaattataattgtataattgagttaatcgctttttatgcaaaatgttgtcaagctacctccacttataaagccttgcatactccttggagtcaattttatttctggtttatgatgggtaagtctagctgagtatatttgagtactcaaggtttatcccaccatgttgcaggtgaggttttggcctgctgaagatggtggctcactgcCGGTGGACTCGGTGACTCTATGTTATctatcatctatatgcttttatttgAGGATGTcccttatgctagcaatgtatttggaacttatattaatgtaattcttcgaaagctatgttgtttttactaATCGGTTTTAAAACcccaacttgtactattatttgcgaactcatttgtaatattatttccgctgcaactctgtgtatgtgatgtgtatttgcttaatcacgtgatcttagttgtgatgttgatttaccgaggtctttcaagACACTTGGCGGacaaccgggtttatataagtgaaagtatgtgcgtgtccatatgttagcggggacagccgtacttgatcttgtataaattggacggttctatcacAGAAAAGAACACGAAGAAAAGAAAGAGGAGCATACCAGTATGGACACCACTGAGGCATTAAAAGGTATGGGCTTTCCCtcaaccttctctttgggcttcagctgcagcacccggtcaaGGTGACTCCAAACCTTGTCGTCCGGCAGCTCCTCCGGTGACGAGCGATTAGGGTCCGATGGGCCACCGTACCTCCACATCGGCCGCGATCTCTCTGCCAATGGACCAACCCGAcagtggtagagggtgtggaacacctgcaccccatcaaggccgcaCCATACGAGCTtttgaagttcttccttgatgatctccaccttcttcttctcctgacGGGAAtagccccatgaccaactatcctgcttctctagcctcccaccggtgaacatCGGGAATGACGCCTCCACTggattcctgatataaaaccacttcttgtgccacccccggttggagtcataggggatgtaCATGGGATATGAGCCTCCCGCGCTCAGTTTCCTCTACAGGACGAAACCCCCCATCAGCACGACCTTGGGCGGATTCCCCACCGGCAAAGCTCGCCTAGAGAATAGCCAGCAGAAGAAATCTATGTGTGGCTCCATTCTAAGGAAGGCATCATAGATGGTAATAAAGCcagtgatgtgcagcaccccggtcggattgaggtgctacaacttcagaccccactcattgaggagtccgCGTAGTAaccagtgcacggggtatcctaacctgcgctcatggaaggcgagaaaggaaaccacctcgctgggctaaggttgcagaaactcctccctcctaggagccctccaatgtgccacctccttcggcggtagaaaccccttcgcggcgaaggccttcaacaccaacTCCCTCATAGTGGACGACCTCTAGTCCGACATTTTGCTCCAAGATCGTGAAAGGATTtatgagtttttctcttctccctcgctctctcccttttctttctctcccttttctttcctagaaaccaccatggctctcaagaacgctctaggcaagaaggaaaaggaaaggaggcgacagatgaggaataggcgaaagaacagggcaaaaaccttctcccttctcctacttaaggaaaagggtgcaGTAGTTGGGGAAGGTGTGCTGATCGGGAAAGTCGAAATGGCGGAAGTGAAAatccctctctctttcccatttaatgcagatgggacgcaccctgaccgacGAGACACGCCCTACCCAACGGAACGACGCCTGATCAGACGGGGCATGGCTAGGGCATGGCCCACCAGTACCGCACGTCAACCACTATCACACGATGAGCATAAGAACCAAAGTGCCACCACACATAGGCGgccctccgcttccccaggcaggacttggaaaaacccaaaaatgggatctccgccatgagagaccattgggcttcctaaaagtcaatcgaacggctcaagAAAATGCACCGaaggataggtaaggagcaaagggacgccccatgtaggccatgctgactccatcatgaatgatgagcATGGGTCCTAGTCAGACATTTTTaactagagctcttcaaacctcgtcactcgagtcatcaaggtaacactaccgacctttgctatttctttatatcaattcatacatccatatacgCACTCATTCCATACGCCCCTGCCCCCTGGATGATTCAGGCCttgaaccgcctaggggctcagtaactaagcatcgcacatgcaacgaaatgcatcacaacactccatgttgcgtcatgaagcgatagttgcctcattcgacatgcgCAACagccgaccggggttcgaaggctagcccacgaagggctcaaggctgccccatgtcaaacaagagccaaggaagaaaacatagatgagccccgtgtggcCCTTGCCCAGTTTGCCCTAAaccagatagggtcatctcaaccttctcgttcgatcctaaacctctgccaagcccacagaatctctatcgaggggaggccgtcaggccacctaggtcggtctctagaacaacgtaggcatctatcgggttgcaggtaaaggagtagttgaatgtcacaagagggctatgccgaccccatcatgaacgatggacctggattctACTCAATCATACCCATTAGCAAACTCActgagtgcgtcactcgagcctgagcgatcgggacaagggaCAAAACTTGGCctctctggttgtgagaaaccgaggatggggtaacgcatacgactcaaaccgacccctaccaaaagcccgatagggcttaggggctcaaggcACACCAagcacctaggtctgtgaccccgaactcgccctattcggctacgctttgactgcacaccaaacgcctaggtctatgacccagAACTCGCCCTATCTAGATAcgcttcgactacacaccaaacgcctcagtctacgaccccgaactcatCCTatctggctatgcttcgactacacaccaaatacgcctgggtctatgaccctgaactcgccccatcaggatctgagctctgactcgcctgatccctaaaactaactaactgcctcagctgcgCAGGCTGCACTGGGGCTAGGATCCActactctgactcacccgatcccatggtgtGCACCAACGCCAGGACCCGCAAGCTCCATCTCATTCGATCCCTGAAACAAAttgtctcgctcgatcccacagcacgcatcgacgccaggatccacgagatCTACCTCGCCTAATCCCAAAACTAACCACCTTGGCtacgcaacgacgccttggttgatgactccatctcgactaaaaaacatGCATGCACGCCCGCTGAAAACacccctagacaattctacctgaatcacccaggggctcaggggctacacccatgggtgtgctcatgcgcacccactgacaaaacaaaaacctcccctgcTAGCAACACTAAAAACCCCTAGATAATTCtgctcgaatcgcccgggggctcaggggctcctatcgggttcataaacccggggtccctcacaaACCAAcctcccaacaaaggcttggcccgaGCAGACAAATGcataactcatgggccggcccaagtacctaaatgataggccaaaggggtgatccaatcaccgattAGAAGGTTTGGCCAAGGAGGAGCAAAGCCCGttttccgactctggcccacctttcCAACCGAAGGGCACACTTTGctctccagcccacctccggacagcctctctgaccggaaggcctggccaaagcactacttctgactctgaccccacatcTCCGACCGAGGTACACAAAAACCCTACTCAgtgctcttcttcgactggcgcaatcagagctgactgggaccaaccgaccggggatgcccgctcagaaaggaccagggaatgaacggaaaaagcaaggcaaggtgcacaagtcaacccacgataccagggaccgtaccctatacacctatagaaatagtactctacaacctccctgacacaaatagtgttgtaggcgtcgatattttccctatagtattgtgggcgccattaactcccatatggtaaggctccccctacATGTCTctagacatcaacagtgttgtgggcaccgacatttatcctacatgcctctgggcatcaacagtataacaggcaccgacatctaccatacccgaacaaaacgacagaacctcccacatgcatttgacatccaatagtgttgtgggcgcctaccatcatcctatacccaccggcatgggcaacaaggcttagaagtatatgtactctctccctctcacttgtaaggccatccccttcatctataaaaggggatgcgctctctcccaacattcaagtaattctagattcattagatcgataaggttcactagttcacaaccacagaactgccaggttcgaacctcaagcatacgcttgaacacttagctcatagcggagcttctATCGCTCTTGATCCTTCCGACCGAAGTCCGATCGAacctctcgtacaccccatctttgagcacctaggctcaggaataaagtcactgactaactcaaactggacatagggcacgttgcctgaactagtataaaccctatgtcattgagtgctaggccacctctgatcacaatgtatggcaaaactacaaatatttacttgttggtcactttctgcaccgacaggtgGCGAGCAGAGTTGCTGGAAGTTTTGGCTAGGCGCGGGCAGAGTGGTTGAGTTGATCAGATGCTACACAATAAAAGTGACTGGACGCGTAGGGTCTGTGTTCGGTCAGTGGTGACATACGTTGACATAGCGCACTGAGTTGATCTAGAGGGGATTGGACGCAGAGGCGAGTCTGGTCACCAGGGACTGGACGCATCTAGGTTTAGAacagaggctcagggagctctctagaaatgacctgaTGCTAGCTCATGGTGAGTTAGGTCGTTTCTTCAGTGTGTCAGGTCACTGGTTCGGTGGTGCGCGACAACGCTTGAGCGGACGCGGGTGGCGTGCGTCAGGTCATTCTTTGAcgcatctggtcatcacttgaccgttggcgcGCGAAGTAGCCATTGGGATCACATGGTGGACGTTGAATGCGGGCGCCATGTGGATGGCCAGGAGTGACTGGACACAAGgccgggcgcgtccggtcatcacgaccgacGTGTCCGATCGCTGTgaattttgcccagtgaaggggtaacggctagtttagcccatggggctataaatagaagtgttggctgGCCTTTGGTCATgagctaagcacactagagccttggtggcttgtgtggtggtgcttgggagccctctaactcactcttgcttgatagtgttcatccgattgagtgagtaaATGATTCTaatgtgattgcatcgtgaggttgtataatgtggcactaggtggtcgtcttgcaagctagtggtgcttgttactcttggaagttgccacctcctagatggcttggtggtggtctccatcgaagcacgcaagaagcttgtgcgttgCTCCAAAGAAGAGATTGtaaggggtattgtgctcaccccgcgggagtcatgaagagcaactctagtagagcaagatgcgaagggcgacaagtggtctgggcaggtcaagtgctagagcttgtggtaagcactccacgtgggagagcatgacttgcgggtcaccactagcaagaggaccggcggcaaccttggagcttggtctcaacagggactagcgtgttggcaaacacatgaacctcgggataaaaatcaccgtgtcatccttatcttcccgttggtttgcatcctcgttacacaagcttgtatttacttcatttacattatgcttgtgtagttgctcttgtaattagtaagcttgtgtagcttgctagttatcttcttgcttgtgtagcatagaagtagctcccttgcgtgactaattcggtttCAGTAACCTTGTTagccacattgcttagtttgtatggctaagtaatttgcgctctctaatttggcttgtataaccttgttattgagcattgctagtgagcttaggagctttgtgcttttgcttactagattgtgtaggagctcccccgttaCTTGAAATAAtagttgcataggtttatgtgaccttgctactagaattgattaggtgagctctagctagtccggtACCTTTGCTGTCTAATTAAgatttttataaggtgcttgtgaacttagatagaggggtgtagtcttggctagaccgattattttaattccgtatttattTCGGTAAGCCGGcgtaattaattttagaaagaactattcaccccccctccagTCCACCATATCAACCCTACAGTTCCTCCCCGGTCGCAAGATCGGGGCGAGGAGGTTCATGGCCCAAAAGTGGGTTGATTTGAGCGGGGCAAGCACGTCTTCTCCCTCAGCGGCGATCCGAGAGGTATGGAACACATGGAAAAAAAGCTTAGCTATCGAGGAACTTCATTGTTCGTGGAGTTCGAGTGTCGACCCTTTCGCTAGATGAGCCCTTTTCCACATGGTTCCCCCTCATCAGGGGGCATGTCGGCCATCATGTTGCGCCCCCTGCAATAGTCCGAGGGCGGCCCGCCAGCCGGCTTGTAGGGCCAGTTTTTGGATTAGCGTGGCGAGGGGCAATCCTAGGCCGCACCAGGTCCCCCAAGCTAGGGGCCTAAGACGCGCTCCCGAAAGTCTCGACAGAGGGAGAGGCGCCGAGGGCCTGTCGCCCATCGATGCAGCCCCGTCGGGCGAACGAAGCTCGCCGTAGTAGTCGATGACgtaggccaggctcccaaagttgaggacctggccCGGGGCGAAGGTGCCGGCCATGACGGAGAACTCGTCGGGGAAGTGGACACCGCTGTCTGGGGTGGTGCTGCTTGCTCCGGCATTGAGACGGGTGGCTCCAGCCACCGTAGAACTTGAGTCGCACTTGACACTGCCCCCTATCTAGCGCGCTAGCTGTCATAGGGTCGGAACCACATCAAGCATAGTTGTTCCAATCGGTGTCAAAGTATGGGTCTTCGatggctcaggtggactcaaaaacacaagaatcacagagagaaTGCAACTGTTTATCATGGTTTgggccaatcgatgccctacgtccagtaggtgatgatccttatactcaaaagcgcCCAAAATcaggggttacaatagagtgtagcgagagatttggtagggggttagctcagtgctaatcctaaggttgcctcgccgccGGTGGAGTCTTTCCCTcgtcagagaggaggaagacgatgtgatgcggtggaggagctctcgatgCCCCTCTCTGGGTTACCCTGCTCTCGGTGCTGAGCAGGAGCGAATGGAATGGAATTATCTGTCTTGGATTGGTTCTCTTCCGCCTCCCCCTCTAGGTCCggccttatcccttatataacgagataggtcgggtacacgGTGGTTTGGGGAGATGAGTCTACGGTCTACATGCGCcgaagtctaggagggtcttacaGCGGCGCTCTATGGACCATAGCGGTGtcatggagccgaagaagccttgggcgtcgtccggctgctttgttctgacactctgcgtgtcaggttgtgtcggcttggaccggccttccctaggtggaccttctagagtcttctttgtggagaaggaggtcggctctaggggcTGACGCGTGGGCTCGGGAGCCGCCCAGCCCTGGAGGTCGTGGGAAGCTTGTCTTCTTTGTGTCGTGCCCTGTGCGTGACCCCGTCGCGGAAGTGGCCGGCAAGGCCACGCCCAGAGCGCGATGTctgggagcccccgagcctcgatggctcggggcttgtcttcttgcgccCGGGCCTTGGCTGGTGTCTCAAGCCGGACAGGAGCTAAGGCCCGAGCTCGAGCGTGTCGTCGATCGGGAGCCCGAGGCCCgggtgagcccccgagccctgtgcgGGGCTGTGTCGTGCCCAGGCTCGGTCAGGTTTCTTCGTCGGAGGGTGCGCGCAagtgtacccgatgggtataacccctgagccctcgggcgattctggAGGGGTCGGTTAGGGGTCCCTTCGGTCGAGAACCATTGATCCCGAGACTTAACATagccatatgttaggatctcgacACCAACCAACTTATCACAACATGCTAGGAGGTGGTACTAAACTAATAATGTATATGTGTGAGCTTGGAACTGTGAGTGTATCATCCCTATAGCGACTATCATACAATTAAGCCTAGCCTCCCTAACCATGTATTAGGGAGATGTGCTAAAGAACCACAACATAGCCTTCACATTAATTCTCACGAGATGTGCTAAAAAAATCCTATATTTTTTGCAAAATTTAGAAAGATACATGACCAAGTATGGTATCGTGATACTTAAAGAGTGCAATCCATGATCTAAAAATGTTTTTTTTCGGAAAATAACAAAAGAGACTTAACAAAGATACAGTAACCAAAAGATTCAGATTAACTTAAGGATTGAAAATCTGTATGAACTGACAAGATCAAATTTAAAAACCAAAATCTATAACATGTGCCCCATAAGATGTATTCTAAGATTCTAACCGTGTAGGCGAGCACGGGCTGATAACTGTTCCCTTTTTATAGCGTGGGAGAGAATTTAGTTTTTCCACCCCGGGTGGAGACAAAGTAGGGACTTAGCAATTAGTAACATATATATGTAATTGATTATTCATTTTCCAGTAGTATCCTTAGCAGCCCTAACTAAATTTCTGAGTGTGAATATGAGAATTATTACAAGCATAAAACCCAAACGCTTTGTAAATCCGTGTACTGTACCCAGCTGTTGGTAACCCTCATTAGTCATTACTTACACTGGGTTTGTAGCTTGCCAACTCTATTCCtatcttaatgaaaaacgtgctaAGCCACGGTcgtgaaaaaaaaagagaaaatggCAAGGAAGGAATATAGACACAAATATATGGTTCTAAATCCTGCATGTGTTGCTGCGTACGGTTTCAAAATTTCTATCACCTTACATCCTTTTTTTAGGCAGCAAAAAGAAATTCCCATCGCTTTTCTTCGTTCCAGTAGAGAAAATTGCGTGAGTTGCATGTACTAGCAGCATATGCTGCGTAGTGGATTCTCTCTTACTTCTGACTTTGGAGTTTGGAGCCCAAGCTTTCTTTTTCCTATACCCATTTCCAAAAGATGAATGAAATCGCCACAGCCATCAACGATTCAGCCGCTTGGATCCACACACAAAATGTCTCACAGTTCGGGCACCTCTGGATGCATTTCTTCCTTAGCGTAAGGTAGTTTCTTTTCTTCAGGGGTGTCAACTGTCAAGCAATCCAGTTAATTACTGGAAGCCTTGTAAATCTGCGTGCTGCTCGCACGCTTTGTAGACTCTTTCTCTACTTATAAATACAAGCCGGCAACGGATCTttcaaaaaccaaaaaaaaaaaaaaaagaatcgtgAATTCCATGGTTCATGAAGGCAAATGTGAGTTCCACTGATTCAGCCATGGCACTGAATCTGCATGCTCAAACTTGAGAATACCTGACTCATGTTCAGAAAGCAGCATGTACATGAAGTCTGGTGGTCAGAAGAGAGATGCACGCTGGCTGTCGCTTATTTCTCTACCCAATGCACAATGATTTGTCAGTAGCAAAAAAAAAATGGTAGGATTATTCTCTCCTAATTGCTGGTCGAAACtcagaaaggagagagagagagagagagagagagagagagagagagagagatgagaaaACATGAGAATGTGACTGTCCCTAGGACGAACAGCAAGCCAAGCTGGAGGTGTCATTTTCCTATGCCCTTTGGCACCCCTGTCTGAACGCGTCGAGCAGCAGTCAGCTCTGGCTGGCCGCTGCACGAGTAACCAGGGTATCAACAAATTCAACTGACCTCCATGCTTTTAAGCTGTAATGTACTCCTTTGAATCAATTCAGTTTTCTTTTGTTGTAAAAACAATCAATTTTCTTTTGGATGAATCCATGCTGTTGTTGTCGCGTGCACGCATGGTCTGGCCCTGCATGGGATCGAATAACAGCAATTGGCTAATGCGCCGTCAAGCTAACAAATCTGCAACCTTTTTTCTCTCCGGTGCTTTGGTAcactgattgattgattgatatcACTGCTGCCCTTGACCTGAGACAGCGATAACACAACAGCAGATGGAGTTTAAAACAGAGCCGGCACAGCTAACAACGTGGCGGCACAAGATCCGATGAGAGAGCATTGAGCCATTGACCATCTAGACTCTAGAGGGAGGGAGGCTCCAGCTGCAACTGCCTTTGCCTTTGGCTTGCTCCGAGTCAGCCGCCGTTGAACAGGCtcgtcacccccccccccccccccccccccccccccccctcatttCGTTTCAATAGTGACCAAGGTAACAAGGCAAGGCGATCTTGTCTGGCTTAGTGCTGTGGTGCAAATAATAACAGTGATGAGCAGTGACCGGGCAGAGGAGGCATGCCAGCCAGGCAGCCAGAGCCGAGGGAGAGTGCCATGGCCGTGTCTGCCTCACAGGGTGCAGTCGCCCATGGCCTCCACATGCACCTCGTCACTCGCTGCCgccggcgtcctcctcctccttccatcCCGGCTCCATCAAAACCCTAGAACAAAACCAGTTTATTTATTGTTATTCTGTTTTATTACTATTTTACAGCAATATTAAAGAACTAGTTTATTAACTAGTAGACGGTAACGACGCTCAATCATGTCCTCTCGATTCTTAAAATCAAGTCGACGAAATCTACAGGAAACGAAGAGCTATATAAACTCATGCCGCGTCCATCCCTGGCAACGCGCTAACCAAGCTAGCTAGCAAGCATCGGCATTCGGCCATGTCCAAGCCAAGGTGAGTGCGCTGGCTGCCGGCGTCCATTATTTTTGTTTGGTTTCACGGGCTGCGACGTGCGGTGCAGCAGCTCGTGCAGTGGTCCACTGACACGGTTTGGGGGTTTCCGATCATCGTCGGCGACTGCAGGTTGGACGGCAAGGTAGCGATCGTGACGGGCGGCGCGAGCGGAATcggcgaggcggcggcgcggcTGTTCGCGTCGAGCGGCGCCACGGTGGTGATCGCGGACGTGCAGGACGCGCTGGGCGAGGCGGTGGCGGCGTCGGTCGGGTCCGACCGGTGCACGTACGCGCGGTGCGACGTGACGGAGGAGGCGCAGGTGGAGGAGACGGTGGCGCGCGTGGTGGCGGCGCACGGGCGGCTGGACGTGATGCTGAGCAACGCCGGGGTGCTGCTCCCGACGGGGTCGGTGATGGACATGGACCTGGCGAAGCTGGACCGCGTTATGGCCGTCAACTTCCGCGGCGCGGCGGCGTGCGTGAAGCACGCGGCGCGCGCGATGGTGGCGTCCGGTTCCGGCGGCGGCGCCATCGTGTGCACGGCGAGCGTGGCGTCGCTGCAGGGCGGGTTCGGCCCGGCGTCGTACACGGCGTCCAAGCACGCCCTGCTGGGCCTGGTGCGCGCCGCGGCCGGGGAGCTGGGGCGACACGGCGTGCGCGTCAACTGCGTGTCCCCCGGCGGCGTCGCCACGCCCCTGAGCTGCGCGCTCATGGGCGTGGGGCCCCGCGAGCTGGAGGCCATGACGGTGCTGCACAACGTCCTGCAGGGGAAGGTGCTGCGGGCGGAAGACGTCGCGGAGGCCGCGCTGTTCCTGGCGTCCGACCAGGCCGCCTTCATCAGCGGCCACAACCTCGTCGTCGAcggcgccaccaccgccgtcaaCCCCGCCGTGCTGCACACCGTCGGGCTGTGAACGACGAACGATCGCGCTACAGTAGATACATGCATACACACATACACTTTCAGTGCaatgtttctttcttttttttgcatTGGTTGCCATCAAGAAAACTGTTTTCGTTTCTCCCTCTGTTCATGCAATTCTCCAATCTCCCCTCCCCACCATTGCTGAAGCTGAGCACTCGTGCTATGCTTTGCTGCGTCATCAACGATGAACTCTGTAAAACAAACAGCTGCGCCATTGTTGTTCTGCCATTTCATTTCCTTTCATGGAAACCAAACCAAACAGATCGTGCAGTGCAAGTGTGCAATGCAAGTGGGTGGATTtggattcggattcggattcggattcCGAAGTCTGAACACGATCCGAGGAACTTTTGGGCAGGGCAGCCACTGGATCACGTGGCGCTGACAAAAAAGCGAGTGGACTGACAACTAGTCGTTGTGGTTGCAAATCGTAATCACTGCCGTTTGACACTTGACAGGCAGAGAGATTAGTTTAACAGATGTGTGTCTGGTTGAGCAGACTTTGAGATCTTGCCCTAGCAGCAAGCCAGGAACGGGACCAAAGTTTCGAGGCCAGCGCTTCTGCCTGACGGACATAGATAGAAGTGGAGGACAGTGTGCAGTGCTGTTGGCAACTGAAACAGTAACCTTTTTTTTTAGGTCAAAACAGTAACCTTTCACTAGTCTGACCGACTAGAAGTGTTCAATTATTGCTTTGTGCACAACTTTAGTCAACGGcgtaggactaaactttagtcagctaattttagtaacttcacaattAGTAATTTTGTCAATATGCTTTTCTGAATCAGAATTTTTAACGACGAGAATTATGATTTATGAACAGATAAACAAAACAGCCGCCTAAGATTAACGCTCGAGGTAGATCCTTTTCTTCCTCTGGTTCTGTGGGAAAATGGTCTGGAAAGAAAAAACAGAAACGTTTGAAGAATTTTAGATCTAGCAAGGTCTCCGGTGCAAAAATGCGCTCACACCATCGTTTCCCTGGGCTAATCTGGACCGCTTATACTCGATCAGACGGTCGTTCTGCCTCTACGAAGGCCGCCCTTCGTCTTCCTCCCCCACCTGTTCCGTTTCCGTCCCGGCGTCTCcctctcctcgccgccgccgctgccgccagaGATGGGCCGTGCGCCAGTGAACGGTAAGC
It encodes:
- the LOC136480809 gene encoding short-chain dehydrogenase reductase 3b-like encodes the protein MSKPRLDGKVAIVTGGASGIGEAAARLFASSGATVVIADVQDALGEAVAASVGSDRCTYARCDVTEEAQVEETVARVVAAHGRLDVMLSNAGVLLPTGSVMDMDLAKLDRVMAVNFRGAAACVKHAARAMVASGSGGGAIVCTASVASLQGGFGPASYTASKHALLGLVRAAAGELGRHGVRVNCVSPGGVATPLSCALMGVGPRELEAMTVLHNVLQGKVLRAEDVAEAALFLASDQAAFISGHNLVVDGATTAVNPAVLHTVGL